GAGGGTGTGAAGTTGGACCAGCTTTTTTACAGCATAGATAAATTTAAAAAAGACAAACCGGTTGCAATTATGCTGTATGCGAATACAGTTTATAAAAGGGGTATCAAAAGATTTTTTGAAGACTGTAAAAACTTTGGCGTGGATGCTGTGATTATACCTGATGTTCCGTATGAAGAAAGTGAGGAATTTAGAAGTTCTTGTACAGAAAATGGAGTGCATTACATTGACCTTGTTTCGATAAGCTCAATTGAACGGGCTAAAATGATTGTGAAAAATTCAAGGGGGTTTGTTTACTGCGTTTCAAGAAAGGGTGTTACAGGTTTTAAAGGTGAAATTGACAGGAACATCTATGACCTTTTAGACCAGCTAAAAAAAGTTACTTCAACCCCTCTTGCAGTCGGGTTTGGAATAAAGGACAGAGAAGATGTGCTGAGGTTTAAAGGCAGAGCTGATGGCATTGTTATAGGTAGTGCCATAATAAAAAAGATTGATGAAGGAAAAGAGAGTCTGGCAAAATTTTTGGAGACAATCAGGAGTGTTTTATAAAAAGAACAGAGGCTGTCTAAAAACAAAATTTTAAAATTTTATTCCGCAACATATAGAAAAAATTAAATAAGTCAAAAACTATATATCGTAAGAAAGGGGACTATCCAATTATCTTTTTGGACAGCCCCTTTTTTTGTCTCAGAAGTTTTTTATATTCTTCCTAAAGACACAAATATCATGATGGCCTTGTGAGCATGCAATCTGTTTTCAGCCTCATCAAAAACTCTGGATTGAGGACCATCAATAACCTCAGAAGAGACTTCAAAATCTCTATATGCAGGAAGGCAGTGTAAAAAGATTGCGTCCTCTTTTGCAAGTTTCATTAAGTCCCGAGTTACCTGATAGCCTTCAAAGTCCTTTATTCTTTTCTCCTTTTCTTCTTCTTGACCCATTGAGACCCATGTGTCTGTGTAAACAACATCGGCGTTTTTCACAGCTTCTGCAGGATTGTAAGTGAATATAAGATTGCTACCGCTTTTCTTTGCTTCATCTTTTGCAAAGCTGATAACTTCATTTTTTATCTCATTCCCTTTTGGAGTTGCAACTGCCATATCAAAACCAAGTTTGCTTGCACCTACCAGAAGCGTTGCTGCAACGTTATTGCCATCCCCAACATATGCTATTTTTAAATCTTTAAGTCTTCCTTTCTCTTCAAAAATTGTCTGGAAATCAGCTATTATTTGTGTTGGATGCCAATCATCTGTGAGTCCATTTATAACAGGAATTGAAGAGTATTTTGCAAACTCTTCAACCTCACTTTGAGCATATGTGCGAATTACAATTAAATCAAGATACCTTGAAAGAACCTTTGCGGTGTCTTCTATTGTCTCACCCCGACCAAGTTGAAGGTCATTTTTACCAAGATAAAGGGAATAGCCGCCGAGCTGGTTGATTCCTACCTCAAAGGATACTCTTGTCCGTGTGGAAGCCTTGGTAAAAATCAACCCCAATGCCTTATTTTTAAGATAGGGGAAGAAAAAACCTTTTTTTACCTCACTTTTTAGCCTGCAGGCAAGTTCGACCAGGTACAGTATCTCATCTTTTGTTAAATCATTTAAGGAAAGAAAGTGTCTCATATTGTCCCATCCTTTCTCCTTTGAATAAATCATTAATACAATAAATGTCCTTTTCAAGCTGGTCAAGTGAAGTCAGCACCTCTAAGTAATAATTTGCAGTATCAATTGATGTCAGATTGGTGATACCAAACTCAACAGAAAGTCTTCTCATTTTATATCCAAATTCGCTGTTTGCATCCTTTGATGGGATGTTTATAACAAATGCAAATTTGTCTTCTATAAGCATTTTTTCAGCAGTTTTTTCATTTATAAATTCAACATTAAAACCCTTTACCATATCTTTCATACTTTCTGGTAGATAGACCTTATAATTAATTTCATACAGTTTTCTTATAATTTGTAGGATTGAATCTCTTTCTGTCCCGGGTGCTATGATAAAACAGTTACCATCTTTTGTAAACCTATAATTGGATGAGATAAAGGCCTTGTAAAGGGCAACTTTGAGATTTTTAGAGATTCCGAGAACTTCACCCGTTGATTTC
The Caldicellulosiruptor morganii DNA segment above includes these coding regions:
- the argF gene encoding ornithine carbamoyltransferase, producing MRHFLSLNDLTKDEILYLVELACRLKSEVKKGFFFPYLKNKALGLIFTKASTRTRVSFEVGINQLGGYSLYLGKNDLQLGRGETIEDTAKVLSRYLDLIVIRTYAQSEVEEFAKYSSIPVINGLTDDWHPTQIIADFQTIFEEKGRLKDLKIAYVGDGNNVAATLLVGASKLGFDMAVATPKGNEIKNEVISFAKDEAKKSGSNLIFTYNPAEAVKNADVVYTDTWVSMGQEEEKEKRIKDFEGYQVTRDLMKLAKEDAIFLHCLPAYRDFEVSSEVIDGPQSRVFDEAENRLHAHKAIMIFVSLGRI
- the trpA gene encoding tryptophan synthase subunit alpha, with product MNSIDTRFEKLKSEKKMAFIGYTTFGYPTKEETLEYINLIYSYVDVLEIGFPFSDPVADGEIIQKASVRALKEGVKLDQLFYSIDKFKKDKPVAIMLYANTVYKRGIKRFFEDCKNFGVDAVIIPDVPYEESEEFRSSCTENGVHYIDLVSISSIERAKMIVKNSRGFVYCVSRKGVTGFKGEIDRNIYDLLDQLKKVTSTPLAVGFGIKDREDVLRFKGRADGIVIGSAIIKKIDEGKESLAKFLETIRSVL